GCGTAGTCGGCCCCCTCTTGCACCAGGCGGAGCGTCTCGGGCTCCCACGAGACGACCGGAGGCGCAAAGCCGGCCGCAACGATCAGGATCAGGATCGACCAAACCAACGCCAGGCCAGGCCGCACGATTCGAGCAAGCATCGAAAGGTTCCCCTGCATCAAAGACCTCCCTTGATCGTAGGCCCTTCGATACCCAGGTGCGATCCCCAACCGACATCGGCGTCGCGGTGGATGGGGCTTCCTGGATCGGCTAAGCGGGTCTGTCGAATCGGTTCCGGGTGGTGGTAAGATATCGGAATCCCTGTTCGAGATCGGTCAGCGAGGGTTTCGCGAGCGAGAGCGCAACCCCGGATGAACTCATCGAGGTCGGAAGCGTGTCCTCGATTCCTCCTGATCGCCCTTCCCAGAGAAGATTCCCAACCACGCGCTGGAGCCGGGTGGTCGCCGCTACTGGTTCAGGCGCTCCCCAGGGACGCGAGAACCTTGAGGCGCTCTGCGAAGCATACTGGTATCCGCTCTACGCTTACGCCCGCCGTCGCGGCCATTCGCCCGAACAGGCGCAGGATCTGACCCAGGACTTCTTCGCGTACGTGCTGGAAAAGGATCTGCTCGCCCGAGCCGACCCCCATCGAGGCCGATTTCGGTCGTTCCTGCTGGGGGTTTACACCCACTATCTCGCGAACCGGCATGATTATGAGCACGCCCTCAAACGCGGAGGCGGACGCTCGGCCCTGTCGATCGACGCCACGACCGCCGAGGGCCGCTACGACCGGGACCTCGTGCTGAACCTGACGCCAGAGCGGATCTTCGACCGTAGCTGGGCGTTAACGCTGCTCGGCCGGGTCCTGGACGAACTCCGCCGCGAGTACGAGGATTCCGGTCGCGAAGCGGTCTTCGAGACGCTCTCCGTCAACCTGACGGAAGGGCCGCAGGCCGAATCCTACGCGGCGATCGGCCGGCGGCTGGGCGTCTCTGAAGGCTCGGCGCGGGTCGCCGTCCACCGACTGCGCCGCCGTTACGCCCATCTGCTCCGATGCGAGATCGCGGCGACGGTGGAGGACTCCGAAGAGATTGAGGACGAGATTCGAGCGCTCTTCGCCGCCCTCCAGGCCTGAGCCGGGAAATCGGTCGCGTCGCGGTAACGGCGCAATCCCATTTGCTTAATACCTCCGATGAGGGGCCGAACCGGCGGCCGAACCGGGCTCGTCGAGTCCGACTTCGAGTGGGCGCCAAGTCAAACCGGAAGCCCGATCATGCGGACCGAAAAGATCTGCCGACGTTGCGGCGCCCAGCAGCCGGAGGACGGCCCAGCCGGGCTTTGCCCCGGCTGCCTGCTTGGACTGAGCCTCGACGCCCTTCAGCCCGCGGCGCGGGACGAACCGCACCGCGCTTTACCGGCGTTCGGCGCATCGCATCCGCCGACGGCCCGAACCACCGAGGACGAGTTCCGGCTGTCGCCGCCGGCCCCGGGGGTCCTCAGCGACCTCGACCGAAGCATCGGGACGATCCCGCGCGTTCTGCTCCGCGACGGCCGGCCCGACAGCGCTCAGCCTGTGCGTCCTCATTCCGAGGAGGTGCCGTCCACTTCGGGCCTCCCAAGCCGGTATCAGCTCTTCGGCGAGTTGGCCCGCGGGGGGATGGGCGTCGTGCTGATGGGGCGCGACGTCGACCTGGGCCGGGAGATCGCGCTCAAGGTTCTCCTGGAACGGCGTCGCGACGATCCGGAAAGCATTCGTCGGTTCATCGAGGAAGCCCAGATCGGCGGCCAGCTTCAGCACCCGGGGATCATCCCGGTGCACGAGTTGGGCCGGCTGCCGGACGGCCGGCTGTACATCGCCATGAAACTCGTTCGCGGCCAGACGCTGGCCGCGTTGCTGCGGACGCGGCGGGGGCCGTCCGACGACCTCGCTCGGTTCCTGGCGGTGTTCGAACAGGTCTGCCAGGCGATCGCCTACGCTCATACGCGAGGAGTCGTGCACCGCGACCTGAAGCCCTCAAACGTCATGGTGGGGAGCTTCGGCGAGGTGCAGGTGATGGATTGGGGCCTCGCCAAGGTGCTCGACAAGGGAGGCGCCGCCGACGAGGCTCCCCGAAGCGCGGGGTCGGACGAGCGAGGCGCGGTGCGGATGGTCCGAAAGGGGTCGGAAGCCGGCGCGTCCTACGCCGACGCCGTGCTGGGAACGCCCGCCTACATGGCCCCCGAACAGGCCCGAGGCGCGTTCGACACCCTCGACGAACGCGCCGACGTCTTCGGCCTGGGCGCGATCCTCTGCGAGATCCTCACCGGAGCGCCGGCCTACGCAGCTCCGACTGACGAGGCCATCTACCACCAGGCGGCGCGGGCCGACCTGGCGGACGCCCGCGCCCGGCTCGACGCCAGCGACGCGGAGTGTGAGTTGGTGGCCCTCGCTCGTTCGTGTCTGGCCCCGGCGCCCAAGGACCGTCCGCGCGACGCCGGAGTGGTGCTGGCTCGATTGACCGCCTACCTGACCCATGTCCAGGACCGGCTTCGAGAGGCCGAACGGGCTCAGGCCCAGGCTGAAGCCCGCGCCGAGGAAGAGCAGACCCACCGCATCCTGGCCGACGGCCTGGCCCGCGAAGCCGAGGCGCGAGCGGCCGAGGAACGCAAACGGCGGATCCTGACGGCCGTCCTGGCAGGCGTTCTGCTGACCGCCGCTCTGACGGGGGCCGGGGTCTGGTCCCTCACGGCCCGCTACCGAGCGGACCGCACCCTTCGGACGACGACGGAGATCGAGGAGGCGCTCGCCGGGGCCGACGATCTTCGCGATCGCGCCCGAACGGCGGCCGAATACGATCCTGCGCTCTGGGTCGAGGCGACCGAGTCGGCCCGTCGCGCCGAGCTGCTGCTCAGTCACGGCGAGGCGACGCCCGCCCTCGGCCGTCGCGTGGTGGACCTGCTCGCGTCGATCAGCGCCGAACACGCTCAGGCCGACGCGGCTTTCAAGGACCGCGACATGGTCCAGCGGCTGGCCGACATCCACGCCAACACGTCGTCCCACCTGAGCCGCAGCCGCGAGGACGCCCAGTACGCCGAGGCCTTCCGTGACTTCGGCATCCCCGTCGACGAGTTGAGCCCCGCCGAGGCCGCGGCGCGGATCGCCGCGCGACCGATCGCCATTGAACTGGCCGGCGCCCTCGACCACTGGGCATTCAGCCGACGGCGGAACCGTCCGCCCCGGATCGCGGAGGCCGAGCGCCTGATCCGCGTCGCCCGCATCGCCGACCCCGATCCCTGGCGCAATCAACTCCGCAACGCCCTCGACCTCATGACCGTCGACCGGTCCCGAGCCCGAACCGATCTGGAACGCCTGGCGGCCTCCGCCGACGCCACCGGCCTGACCGCCGCCAGCGCGGAACGCCTGGCGTGGGCGCTGGCCGATCTGGGGGACAGCGAGGCCGCCGTCGCCCTGTACCGAGCCGCCCAGCGCGCCCATCCCGACGACTTCTGGATCAACAGCAACCTCGCAAGCTCGCTGGTGCGCCTGGAGCGATACGACGAAGCCGCGCGATTCGCATCCGTCGCGGTCGCCATCCGTCCCCGGACGGTGCATGTCCTCGTGCTGCTGGGGAAGGCGTTGCAGCTTGCGGGCCGCCTCGACGACGCTGAAGCCACCCTACGTGACGCGCTTCAAATCAACCCCCGCGACGCGGGCGCCCTCGCCGCCATGGACGCCGTCATCAAGGCGCGGAACGAGGGCGACGCGGGAATAGGCCCGGTCGATAGAAAAATTTCGAGGGAGCGGTAACGTTTCCGCCCCCCGTGCTTAATCCCTCAGTGAAGGCACTCTCGGAGGGTCGTTCCGGGAGGCGGTGAGAGACCCAGCGATCGGCCCCGGGGCTTCGCTTCCGGCCGCCCTTCTTCCTTGCCTCGATCCGACGCGCCTTCGGTGGTTGATTCGATTCGGCGGAGCGATGTGAGATTCGCATCGGAGCCGACGAACTTATCGATAGCAGCGGGCCGATTGGCCCACCCTGTGCCTGTCTTCGTCTTCGTCTTCGTAGTCTGATCCCGACCACTCGTGCAATCGGTCGGGACGCCCAGGTTAATCGCTCGTGAGTTCGACCTCGTCGGCCGTCGCGGCCTGACGGGATGTCTCGCGCCCAGGCTCTCATCTGAATCTGGACTTCTTCGTCCAGGCCTCGCCCGCGTGGCGACACGTCCATAGGTTTTTCAGCGTCGTTCCCTTCGAGTCCGTCCCAGCTCTTTCGGAGAATCATCCATGCGTCGTCGCGGCTTCACGCTGATCGAGTTGCTCGTGGTGATCGCCATCATCGCCGTGCTGATCGCACTC
This sequence is a window from Paludisphaera rhizosphaerae. Protein-coding genes within it:
- a CDS encoding RNA polymerase sigma factor codes for the protein MSSIPPDRPSQRRFPTTRWSRVVAATGSGAPQGRENLEALCEAYWYPLYAYARRRGHSPEQAQDLTQDFFAYVLEKDLLARADPHRGRFRSFLLGVYTHYLANRHDYEHALKRGGGRSALSIDATTAEGRYDRDLVLNLTPERIFDRSWALTLLGRVLDELRREYEDSGREAVFETLSVNLTEGPQAESYAAIGRRLGVSEGSARVAVHRLRRRYAHLLRCEIAATVEDSEEIEDEIRALFAALQA
- a CDS encoding protein kinase domain-containing protein, whose product is MRTEKICRRCGAQQPEDGPAGLCPGCLLGLSLDALQPAARDEPHRALPAFGASHPPTARTTEDEFRLSPPAPGVLSDLDRSIGTIPRVLLRDGRPDSAQPVRPHSEEVPSTSGLPSRYQLFGELARGGMGVVLMGRDVDLGREIALKVLLERRRDDPESIRRFIEEAQIGGQLQHPGIIPVHELGRLPDGRLYIAMKLVRGQTLAALLRTRRGPSDDLARFLAVFEQVCQAIAYAHTRGVVHRDLKPSNVMVGSFGEVQVMDWGLAKVLDKGGAADEAPRSAGSDERGAVRMVRKGSEAGASYADAVLGTPAYMAPEQARGAFDTLDERADVFGLGAILCEILTGAPAYAAPTDEAIYHQAARADLADARARLDASDAECELVALARSCLAPAPKDRPRDAGVVLARLTAYLTHVQDRLREAERAQAQAEARAEEEQTHRILADGLAREAEARAAEERKRRILTAVLAGVLLTAALTGAGVWSLTARYRADRTLRTTTEIEEALAGADDLRDRARTAAEYDPALWVEATESARRAELLLSHGEATPALGRRVVDLLASISAEHAQADAAFKDRDMVQRLADIHANTSSHLSRSREDAQYAEAFRDFGIPVDELSPAEAAARIAARPIAIELAGALDHWAFSRRRNRPPRIAEAERLIRVARIADPDPWRNQLRNALDLMTVDRSRARTDLERLAASADATGLTAASAERLAWALADLGDSEAAVALYRAAQRAHPDDFWINSNLASSLVRLERYDEAARFASVAVAIRPRTVHVLVLLGKALQLAGRLDDAEATLRDALQINPRDAGALAAMDAVIKARNEGDAGIGPVDRKISRER